In the genome of Croceimicrobium hydrocarbonivorans, one region contains:
- a CDS encoding leucyl aminopeptidase family protein, which produces MLFFSESKVKHDLDHQIYLLNRPEDYSKLDLTEAEKAYLADQLKADSFVHFSRLPELSVACLPEGEDAQAFEKARILATKVQKSCKAKHIAIHAEASDKAMAFAEGLALAAYKFQKYFSKKEDLLESIQVDASFSEAQLQELNAVVSATYLARDLVNEPLSYLTAKQLAKEAQKAGEKFGFKVEVFNKKKIESLKMGGLLAVNRGSQDPPSFSILEYKGEGASGQPIVLVGKGVVYDTGGLSLKPTPGSMDSMKSDMGGAAAVIGAISAAAANKLPIHVIGLVPATDNRPGLNAYVPGDVIRMYDGSTVEVLNTDAEGRMLLADALAYAKNYKPALVVDLATLTGAAAVAVGKYGVVVMGTASDEEFNALSTAGDMAYERTARFPFWEEYDELLKSTIADQKNIGGREGGAITAGKFLQKFTDYPWIHIDIAGPAFLNAAHHYRSQGGTGVGVRLMYNFLKSKV; this is translated from the coding sequence ATGTTGTTTTTCAGTGAAAGCAAGGTCAAGCATGACCTGGATCACCAAATATATTTACTCAATCGACCTGAAGATTATTCTAAGCTCGATTTAACAGAGGCTGAGAAAGCTTATCTGGCAGATCAACTCAAGGCGGATAGCTTTGTTCATTTTAGTCGCCTACCGGAGCTTAGCGTTGCCTGCTTGCCGGAAGGAGAGGATGCTCAAGCTTTTGAAAAAGCCCGAATCCTAGCCACTAAGGTTCAAAAATCTTGCAAGGCCAAACATATCGCCATTCATGCAGAAGCATCGGATAAGGCCATGGCTTTCGCCGAAGGATTAGCCTTAGCGGCGTATAAATTTCAGAAGTACTTCAGTAAAAAGGAGGACCTTTTGGAATCCATTCAAGTGGATGCCTCCTTCAGTGAAGCGCAATTGCAGGAATTGAATGCCGTGGTATCTGCGACTTACCTGGCTAGAGATTTGGTAAATGAGCCATTATCGTATCTCACTGCTAAGCAATTGGCGAAAGAAGCCCAAAAGGCTGGTGAGAAATTTGGTTTTAAAGTGGAGGTTTTCAATAAAAAGAAAATCGAATCCTTAAAAATGGGCGGACTCTTAGCGGTAAATCGCGGAAGTCAGGATCCCCCCAGCTTTAGCATTCTAGAGTACAAAGGCGAAGGTGCCAGTGGTCAACCGATTGTTTTGGTGGGTAAGGGCGTAGTTTACGATACCGGAGGTTTAAGCTTAAAGCCTACTCCCGGATCTATGGACTCCATGAAAAGTGATATGGGAGGTGCCGCTGCTGTTATTGGGGCGATCTCCGCTGCTGCAGCCAATAAATTACCCATTCACGTTATTGGTTTGGTTCCGGCCACCGATAACCGCCCGGGCTTAAATGCCTATGTGCCTGGTGATGTAATTAGGATGTATGATGGATCAACCGTTGAGGTTTTAAATACCGATGCAGAAGGTCGTATGCTTTTAGCTGATGCTTTGGCCTATGCTAAAAACTATAAACCTGCTCTGGTGGTAGATTTAGCAACCCTAACCGGTGCGGCCGCGGTGGCCGTTGGTAAATACGGTGTGGTAGTAATGGGTACTGCCTCGGATGAAGAGTTCAATGCCTTAAGCACAGCCGGAGATATGGCCTATGAGCGCACCGCTCGTTTTCCATTCTGGGAAGAGTACGATGAGCTCTTAAAATCCACGATTGCTGACCAAAAGAATATTGGTGGCCGCGAAGGTGGAGCTATTACTGCCGGTAAGTTCTTGCAAAAATTCACCGACTATCCTTGGATTCATATCGACATTGCCGGTCCGGCCTTTTTAAATGCGGCCCATCACTATCGCAGTCAGGGTGGTACCGGAGTAGGCGTTCGCCTGATGTATAACTTCTTAAAGTCGAAGGTATGA